A window of the Oceanivirga salmonicida genome harbors these coding sequences:
- a CDS encoding helix-turn-helix domain-containing protein: protein MKIGKKIRDKRKELRLTQEELAKMVGYTSKSTITKIENDKIDVSMEKIQLIAKALDVSPNFLTNWTSNNKYSVDILTEEQKIKLEHYIESSNVMYFNGSIDDTSDNKNIIREALTKAYIEILRNKGEIK, encoded by the coding sequence ATGAAAATAGGAAAAAAAATAAGAGATAAAAGAAAAGAATTAAGACTTACACAAGAAGAATTAGCCAAAATGGTTGGATATACTTCTAAATCAACTATTACTAAAATTGAAAATGATAAAATAGATGTTTCTATGGAAAAAATACAATTAATTGCAAAAGCTCTTGACGTTAGCCCAAATTTTTTAACAAATTGGACTAGTAATAATAAATACAGTGTTGATATTTTAACTGAAGAACAAAAAATAAAACTAGAACATTATATTGAATCAAGTAATGTTATGTATTTTAATGGTAGTATTGATGATACTTCTGATAATAAAAATATTATTAGGGAGGCTTTAACAAAAGCATATATAGAAATTTTAAGAAATAAGGGTGAGATAAAATAA
- a CDS encoding ImmA/IrrE family metallo-endopeptidase — MFNKDIIKISLTLKNEYSNIYKLLNEHNVKVITHNLNSLIPAFTNNIEGINTIIIDENLPEDEKKFILCHEFAHILFHDNAIRYFSKIHNNADKFELQANIFATIFTGYKYNNNFSDNYIQKIINYIYINYLKNEVSFN; from the coding sequence ATGTTTAACAAAGATATCATAAAAATTAGTTTAACATTGAAAAATGAATATTCAAACATTTATAAATTACTAAATGAACACAATGTTAAAGTTATCACCCATAATCTTAATTCCCTTATTCCTGCATTTACTAATAACATTGAAGGAATAAATACAATTATTATTGATGAAAATTTACCAGAAGATGAAAAAAAATTTATTTTATGCCATGAATTTGCGCATATACTATTTCATGATAACGCGATAAGATATTTTAGTAAAATACACAATAATGCTGATAAATTTGAATTACAAGCTAATATATTTGCAACTATATTTACAGGTTATAAATATAATAATAATTTTTCTGATAATTATATACAAAAAATAATAAACTATATTTATATAAATTATTTAAAAAATGAAGTCTCATTTAATTGA